In Methylomagnum ishizawai, one DNA window encodes the following:
- a CDS encoding DUF4410 domain-containing protein, with amino-acid sequence MRFLFPLKSFVLAFAVLGLAGCAGSKIKNTTEIAASGLPRPQQVLIYNFAVSPSEVKAGSGLLSKLQNTDPTAEEMQIGREVADALATELTVKLQSWGLNAIRADQNMPLNPGSILITGQFVNIDEGSRLKRTVIGFGAGQSSIDANVSVMAPTNQGYQQLIGFDAHADSGKMPGAAVMGPVGAAAGAGTAAVVATNATLGAVKNYKSSSAQEAKGMADEVAKALGKYFAEQGWIDPSLVK; translated from the coding sequence ATGCGTTTCCTGTTCCCGCTCAAATCCTTCGTCCTCGCCTTCGCGGTCCTGGGGCTGGCCGGTTGCGCCGGTTCCAAGATCAAGAACACCACCGAAATCGCCGCTTCCGGCCTGCCCAGGCCGCAGCAGGTCTTGATTTATAACTTCGCCGTCAGCCCCTCCGAGGTCAAGGCCGGTTCCGGGCTACTGTCCAAACTCCAGAACACCGATCCCACCGCCGAGGAAATGCAGATCGGCCGGGAAGTGGCCGACGCCCTGGCGACCGAGCTGACGGTGAAACTCCAGTCCTGGGGTTTGAACGCGATCCGGGCCGACCAGAACATGCCGCTGAATCCGGGGTCGATCCTGATTACCGGGCAATTCGTCAACATCGACGAGGGCAGCCGCCTGAAACGGACGGTCATCGGTTTCGGCGCGGGGCAATCCTCCATCGACGCCAATGTCAGCGTGATGGCCCCGACCAACCAGGGCTATCAGCAATTGATCGGCTTCGACGCCCACGCCGACAGCGGCAAGATGCCCGGCGCGGCGGTCATGGGTCCGGTCGGCGCCGCCGCCGGGGCTGGCACGGCGGCGGTGGTGGCCACCAACGCCACCTTGGGCGCGGTCAAGAACTACAAATCTTCCTCGGCGCAGGAAGCCAAGGGCATGGCCGACGAGGTCGCCAAGGCATTGGGCAAGTATTTCGCGGAGCAGGGCTGGATCGATCCCAGCTTGGTCAAGTAG
- a CDS encoding glycoside hydrolase family 57 — MSIIHHALVLNLHQPPGNLEHLLAEQPWEAREILYAYDRIPRFLWGYEDVARVHLSLSGTLLETLSSPEFQSSVYGIIDCGSLLWHLQNEKIIDILGTGYYHPVFPLIPEADRDEHIARWQGIARHLFWRNGFQGFWPPEMGFSMELIPLLKKFGYRYVIVDSEHVEPVTPMDWHELRYRPHIARYGDDEIIVIVRDRELSDAQESGMDYIWFVKEVAQRTQWCEFEPLVVTCTDGENGGWFRNTQNEVNFWGAFYRELLDEARKDSLIRPTFIKDYLDKHGAVGEVRVKTGAWNTGWHHGNDFVQWTGSQAQKDSLARVEKVSAQVHEALIEAAERELGDQERYELESAHWRLLRAETSCNFYWGEDWVNRCHADLDAAVATLNRFRAKKYSLDGDPGWHLPG; from the coding sequence ATGTCCATCATCCATCACGCCCTGGTCCTCAATCTCCACCAGCCGCCCGGCAACCTCGAACATCTCCTCGCGGAACAACCCTGGGAAGCCCGTGAAATCCTCTACGCCTACGACCGCATCCCGCGCTTCCTCTGGGGTTACGAGGATGTCGCCAGGGTTCATCTTTCCTTGTCGGGCACTTTGCTGGAAACCCTGTCCAGCCCGGAATTCCAGAGCAGTGTCTATGGCATCATCGATTGCGGCTCCCTGTTATGGCATTTGCAGAACGAAAAGATCATCGATATTTTGGGCACGGGTTATTACCACCCGGTATTCCCCCTGATTCCCGAGGCCGACCGCGACGAGCATATCGCCCGCTGGCAGGGTATCGCCCGGCATTTGTTCTGGCGCAATGGATTCCAGGGGTTTTGGCCGCCGGAAATGGGTTTTTCCATGGAACTGATTCCGCTGCTGAAGAAATTCGGCTACCGCTATGTGATCGTGGATAGCGAGCATGTGGAGCCGGTCACGCCCATGGATTGGCACGAATTACGTTACCGTCCGCATATCGCCCGCTATGGCGACGACGAGATCATCGTCATCGTGCGCGACCGCGAATTGTCCGACGCCCAGGAGTCGGGCATGGATTACATCTGGTTCGTGAAGGAAGTGGCCCAGCGCACCCAGTGGTGCGAATTCGAGCCACTGGTCGTCACCTGTACCGATGGCGAGAACGGCGGCTGGTTCCGCAACACCCAGAACGAGGTCAATTTCTGGGGCGCGTTCTACCGCGAGCTTTTGGACGAGGCCCGCAAGGACAGCCTGATCCGGCCCACCTTCATCAAGGATTACCTGGATAAGCACGGGGCCGTGGGCGAGGTGCGGGTGAAGACCGGGGCGTGGAACACCGGCTGGCACCATGGCAACGATTTCGTCCAATGGACCGGCTCGCAGGCGCAGAAGGACTCGCTGGCGCGGGTCGAGAAGGTGAGCGCCCAGGTCCACGAGGCGCTGATCGAAGCCGCCGAGCGCGAATTGGGCGACCAGGAGCGCTATGAATTGGAGTCCGCCCACTGGCGTTTGCTGCGGGCCGAGACCAGTTGCAATTTCTACTGGGGCGAGGATTGGGTGAACCGTTGTCATGCCGACCTGGACGCGGCGGTGGCGACCTTGAATCGCTTCCGCGCCAAGAAATATTCTTTGGACGGCGATCCCGGTTGGCATCTTCCCGGCTGA
- a CDS encoding reprolysin-like metallopeptidase, whose product MRYRTAWIIGLLTGLAGNPAQAGNPGPQSLQILLQDISTPSGVRFHVAPEIAQDRIQAQPEGTAWPDIIRSLLRGYNYAGTWSAGGKLTEVNVTGRNGDGRAPAAAAPSPGELFAYRPGRSIPAQYRIYAPGSVYPIDVPARRLRNMKKGERLYANLPDGRYALVHDNAWKHDNGDLTWVGYLDGPQGRYRALLTLGEGALAGQILTPGGLYKLESDEGGGQWLVDMEASGLQNGGFEGDESPVSSGVGGAGPLPQSVVGEGAKVKVQDGGGSTQPVDTTATQDGKTRIDVLLLYTAGMGNAGVSTRLNQLMALANQALADSQVNAVFRLAAAQKVGYADRTLNATALDRLTYAGKGFRNIPRLRARYGADVVALVRPFKPQSQGGNCGIAWVDGGGDTPLTADQAFAVVGYGAAGGYYCSDYALAHEIGHVMGATHDRAHATTPGKFPYSYGYGIPGQFGDIMSYYDPEVGVYANPDLAVCAGSACGVPIDQPGAANVALTFNQTAPTVAAFSRSTSP is encoded by the coding sequence ATGCGCTATCGAACCGCCTGGATTATCGGCCTGTTGACCGGCTTGGCCGGGAACCCCGCCCAAGCCGGGAATCCCGGCCCCCAATCCCTCCAAATCCTGCTGCAAGATATTTCGACTCCCTCCGGCGTGCGTTTCCACGTCGCGCCGGAGATCGCCCAGGATCGCATCCAGGCCCAGCCGGAAGGCACGGCCTGGCCCGATATTATCCGTAGCCTGCTGCGTGGCTATAACTACGCCGGTACGTGGTCGGCTGGCGGCAAGCTGACCGAGGTCAATGTCACCGGGCGCAACGGCGATGGTCGGGCACCCGCCGCCGCCGCGCCGTCGCCGGGCGAACTGTTCGCCTACCGTCCCGGCCGGTCGATCCCGGCCCAATACCGGATTTACGCGCCGGGTTCGGTCTACCCCATCGACGTGCCCGCCCGGCGCCTCAGGAACATGAAGAAGGGCGAGCGCCTCTATGCCAACCTGCCCGATGGCCGCTATGCCTTGGTCCACGACAACGCCTGGAAACACGACAATGGCGACCTGACCTGGGTCGGTTATCTCGACGGCCCGCAAGGCCGTTACCGGGCGCTGTTGACCTTGGGCGAGGGAGCCTTGGCCGGGCAAATCCTGACCCCCGGTGGCTTGTACAAGTTGGAATCGGACGAGGGCGGCGGCCAATGGTTGGTCGATATGGAGGCCTCGGGCTTGCAGAACGGCGGTTTCGAAGGCGACGAAAGCCCGGTGTCCAGCGGTGTCGGCGGGGCCGGTCCGTTGCCGCAATCCGTGGTGGGCGAGGGGGCGAAGGTCAAGGTGCAGGATGGCGGGGGTTCGACCCAGCCCGTCGATACCACCGCCACCCAGGATGGCAAGACCCGCATCGACGTGTTGCTGCTCTACACCGCCGGGATGGGCAATGCCGGGGTCTCCACCCGTTTGAACCAACTCATGGCGCTGGCGAACCAAGCCTTGGCGGATAGCCAGGTGAACGCCGTGTTCCGCTTAGCCGCGGCCCAGAAGGTCGGGTATGCCGACCGTACCCTCAACGCCACCGCCCTGGACCGGCTGACCTATGCCGGCAAGGGCTTCCGCAATATTCCCCGCCTACGCGCCCGGTACGGTGCGGACGTGGTGGCCTTGGTCCGTCCCTTCAAACCGCAGAGCCAGGGCGGCAACTGCGGCATCGCCTGGGTCGATGGCGGCGGCGACACCCCGCTGACCGCCGACCAGGCCTTCGCTGTGGTGGGCTATGGCGCGGCGGGCGGTTATTACTGCTCGGACTACGCCCTGGCCCACGAGATCGGCCACGTCATGGGGGCCACCCACGACCGCGCCCATGCCACCACTCCCGGCAAATTCCCCTATTCGTATGGCTATGGCATTCCCGGCCAATTCGGCGACATCATGAGTTATTACGATCCCGAGGTCGGGGTCTACGCCAATCCCGACCTGGCTGTTTGCGCGGGTTCGGCCTGCGGAGTGCCCATCGACCAGCCGGGGGCGGCGAACGTAGCCCTGACCTTCAACCAGACCGCGCCGACCGTGGCGGCTTTCTCGCGGTCGACCTCCCCATAG